A section of the Streptomyces sp. CG1 genome encodes:
- a CDS encoding glucosyl-3-phosphoglycerate synthase: MLEEVEHWLATRSWSVTDRPLHRILSAKQRTGRTISVVLPALNEEETVGDIVAVVRHDLMEQIPLVDEIVVVDSGSTDRTSEVAAAAGARVVHRDEILPRVPAVPGKGEVLWRSLLVTGGDIVCFVDADLREFSSDFVSGIVGPLLTEPGVDLVKAMYDRPLAGAAGQGGRVTELMARPLLNLHWPQLAGFVQPLGGEYAARRSLLEQLPFPVGYGVELGMLVDALHLVGLDALAQVDVGVRKHRHQDGQALGRMAAEIYRTAQLRLARGHLVRPALTQFERGRNGFEPRTYSVDTEERPPMAEIAEYADRKVA; this comes from the coding sequence GTGCTGGAAGAAGTCGAGCACTGGCTGGCCACCCGCTCCTGGTCCGTGACCGATCGTCCTCTCCACCGCATCCTGTCCGCCAAGCAGCGCACGGGCAGGACGATCAGCGTCGTCCTGCCCGCGCTCAACGAGGAGGAGACGGTCGGCGACATCGTCGCGGTCGTCCGCCACGACCTGATGGAGCAGATTCCGCTGGTCGACGAGATCGTCGTCGTCGACTCCGGCTCCACCGACCGCACCTCCGAGGTCGCCGCGGCCGCGGGCGCGCGGGTCGTTCACCGCGACGAGATCCTTCCGCGCGTTCCCGCCGTCCCCGGAAAGGGTGAAGTGCTCTGGCGCTCCCTGCTGGTGACCGGTGGGGACATCGTCTGTTTCGTCGATGCCGACCTCAGGGAGTTCTCCTCCGACTTCGTCTCCGGGATCGTCGGCCCGCTGCTCACCGAGCCGGGCGTCGACCTGGTCAAGGCCATGTACGACCGTCCGCTCGCCGGGGCGGCGGGGCAGGGCGGCCGGGTCACCGAGCTGATGGCCCGCCCGCTGCTGAACCTGCACTGGCCGCAGCTGGCCGGTTTCGTGCAGCCGCTGGGCGGCGAGTACGCGGCCCGCCGCAGCCTGCTGGAACAGCTCCCCTTCCCCGTCGGCTACGGCGTGGAGCTGGGCATGCTGGTGGACGCGCTGCACCTGGTGGGGCTCGACGCGCTCGCGCAGGTGGACGTGGGCGTGCGCAAACACCGCCACCAGGACGGACAGGCGCTGGGCCGGATGGCCGCGGAGATCTACCGCACGGCCCAGCTCCGGCTGGCCCGCGGCCACCTGGTGCGCCCCGCGCTGACCCAGTTCGAACGCGGCAGGAACGGCTTCGAGCCGCGCACGTACTCGGTGGACACCGAGGAGCGGCCGCCGATGGCGGAGATCGCCGAGTACGCCGACCGCAAGGTGGCGTGA
- a CDS encoding trehalose-6-phosphate synthase has translation MASTQGAAEKARVLVASNRGPVSYAREEDGSLRARRGGGGLVSGLSAIGSDADSVWVCAALGDGDREAVRRAAGGLLPAEDTGGQRVRMLDIDAEVHSDAYNGIANSVLWFVHHMLYQTPLEPVFDTEFRRQWASYEAYNRAFAEALAEEAADGAAVLVQDYHLCLVPGMLRELRPDLLIGHFSHTPWAPPDYFRLLPDDIAAALLNGILGADRAAFLTARWADAFASCCAAVLGPDSLTGTAIGVHGLGADADFLRKRSHEPDVAEWMTALRAEIGEGRKAVVRVDRTELSKNIVRGLLAYRRLLDSHPEWRERVVHVAFAYPSRQDLAVYRDYTAAVQRVAEEINSAYGTPGWTPVVLHVKDDFARSLAAYRLADVALVNPIRDGMNLVAKEVPVVSDRGCALVLSREAGAYEELGADALVVNPYDIEGTAQALHAALGMPAGERAERSKRLAAAATTLPPARWFLDQLRALEELQSS, from the coding sequence ATGGCTTCCACGCAGGGTGCTGCCGAGAAGGCTCGGGTGCTGGTCGCGTCCAATCGCGGCCCGGTTTCGTACGCGAGGGAGGAGGACGGCTCGCTGCGCGCCAGGCGGGGCGGCGGCGGGCTGGTCTCGGGGCTGTCGGCCATCGGGTCGGACGCGGACTCGGTGTGGGTGTGCGCGGCGCTCGGCGACGGCGACCGGGAGGCCGTACGGCGGGCGGCCGGCGGGCTGCTGCCGGCCGAGGACACCGGCGGGCAGCGGGTGCGGATGCTCGACATCGACGCCGAGGTGCACTCCGACGCCTACAACGGCATCGCCAACTCGGTGCTCTGGTTCGTCCACCACATGCTGTACCAGACCCCGCTGGAGCCGGTCTTCGACACGGAGTTCCGGCGGCAGTGGGCGTCGTACGAGGCCTACAACCGGGCGTTCGCCGAGGCGCTGGCCGAGGAGGCGGCCGACGGGGCGGCGGTGCTGGTGCAGGACTACCACCTGTGCCTGGTGCCCGGCATGCTCCGTGAGCTGCGCCCGGACCTGCTCATCGGCCACTTCTCGCACACCCCGTGGGCGCCGCCGGACTACTTCCGGCTGCTGCCCGACGACATCGCGGCCGCGCTGCTGAACGGCATCCTGGGCGCGGACCGGGCGGCCTTCCTGACCGCGCGCTGGGCGGACGCGTTCGCCTCCTGCTGTGCCGCGGTACTGGGTCCCGACAGCCTCACGGGTACGGCAATCGGGGTGCACGGGCTCGGCGCGGACGCGGACTTCCTTCGCAAGCGGTCCCATGAGCCGGACGTCGCGGAGTGGATGACGGCTCTGCGGGCGGAGATCGGCGAGGGCCGCAAGGCCGTGGTCCGCGTCGACCGCACCGAGCTGTCCAAGAACATCGTGCGCGGCCTGCTGGCCTACCGGCGGCTGCTGGACTCGCACCCCGAGTGGCGGGAGCGGGTGGTGCATGTCGCGTTCGCGTATCCGTCGCGGCAGGACCTCGCCGTGTACCGCGACTACACGGCCGCGGTGCAGCGGGTGGCCGAGGAGATCAACTCGGCCTACGGCACGCCCGGTTGGACCCCGGTCGTGCTGCACGTCAAGGACGACTTCGCGCGCTCGCTGGCCGCCTACCGGCTCGCCGACGTGGCTCTGGTCAACCCCATCCGGGACGGCATGAACCTGGTCGCCAAGGAGGTGCCGGTCGTCTCCGACCGGGGCTGCGCGCTGGTGCTGTCGCGGGAGGCGGGGGCGTACGAGGAACTGGGCGCCGACGCGCTCGTGGTGAACCCGTACGACATCGAGGGGACGGCACAGGCGTTGCACGCGGCGCTGGGCATGCCCGCGGGTGAGCGGGCGGAGCGGTCGAAGCGACTGGCCGCCGCGGCCACCACGCTGCCGCCCGCCCGGTGGTTCCTCGATCAGCTGCGGGCGCTGGAGGAGCTTCAGTCCAGCTGA
- the otsB gene encoding trehalose-phosphatase, whose translation MDPLPTPQTQPGRDGLAALLAKPTAAVVGLDFDGTLAPIVADPEQARAHPEAVPALAALAPKVASIAVITGRPAGVAVRYGGFAGVPGLDHLTVLGHYGAERWDAVTGTVTAPAPHPGVAAVRAELPGVLDRAGAWHGTWIEEKGRAVAVHTRRADNPQAAFDALRGPLTDLATRHGLIVEPGRMVLELRPPGMDKGVALSEYVRKTGAESVLYAGDDLGDLPAFAAVDDLRSDGVPGLLVCSGSTEVTELAERADMVVDGPAGVVHLLRTLAAQLD comes from the coding sequence ATGGACCCTCTGCCGACCCCGCAGACCCAGCCCGGCCGGGACGGACTCGCCGCACTCCTGGCGAAGCCGACCGCCGCAGTCGTCGGCCTGGATTTCGACGGCACCCTCGCCCCCATCGTCGCCGACCCCGAACAGGCCCGCGCCCACCCCGAGGCCGTACCCGCCCTCGCCGCCCTCGCTCCGAAGGTCGCCTCCATCGCCGTGATCACCGGTCGCCCCGCCGGAGTCGCGGTCCGCTACGGGGGCTTCGCCGGCGTCCCCGGCCTGGACCACCTCACCGTCCTCGGCCACTACGGCGCCGAACGCTGGGACGCGGTCACCGGCACCGTCACCGCCCCCGCTCCCCACCCCGGCGTCGCGGCGGTCCGCGCCGAGCTGCCCGGCGTCCTGGACCGTGCCGGCGCCTGGCACGGCACCTGGATCGAGGAGAAGGGCCGCGCGGTCGCGGTCCACACCCGCCGCGCCGACAACCCACAGGCCGCGTTCGACGCCCTGCGCGGCCCCCTCACCGACCTCGCCACCCGCCACGGCCTGATCGTCGAGCCCGGCCGCATGGTCCTGGAACTGCGCCCGCCGGGCATGGACAAGGGCGTGGCGCTCAGCGAGTACGTCCGCAAAACGGGCGCCGAGTCGGTCCTCTACGCCGGCGACGACCTCGGCGACCTCCCCGCCTTCGCCGCCGTCGACGATCTCCGCTCCGACGGCGTCCCCGGCCTGCTGGTCTGCAGCGGCAGCACGGAGGTCACGGAACTGGCGGAACGCGCGGACATGGTGGTGGACGGCCCGGCCGGCGTCGTACACCTGCTGCGGACGCTGGCGGCTCAGCTGGACTGA